Below is a genomic region from Raphanus sativus cultivar WK10039 chromosome 4, ASM80110v3, whole genome shotgun sequence.
TCTTATCTAATGTTAGAACCCTTATCTCATGTCTTGAATCTCATCTCATGTTATCTcatgttaattttaaaaaagtttgtaTTCTGTCCAATCATTTTAAGCTAATACCTACAATTTGTAGCTCTCACTTTAACTCTCATGGTCAACACATAACAAAATTAAAGGAGCAAAATAGTCATAACAAGATAGTCATAACATAGTTAAAGTTCTAAATCCACAAAGACAAACTAGATAAACATCCAAAGATCTAAATCCACAACAAACTAGATAAACATAGCTTCACTTCTTGCCTTTACCCACAGACCTCTTGCGTTTCTGGCTTTTATCTTTCCCGTGTGCTTCTGCTTCATCTACCTCTGCTTCTTTGCCTTGTGCTTCCTTGACAAACTCCTCAATAGGGGCCAATCTCCCNNNNNNNNNNNNNNNNNNNNNNNNNNNNNNNNNNNNNNNNNNNNNNNNNNNNNNNNNNNNNNNNNNNNNNNNNNNNNNNNNNNNNNNNNNNNNNNNNNNNTGAGCTGAATAGTTATGATCTTGAGTACGAGGTAACCGACACTGACGATGGGAAGGTTTATTTGGTGAACTTGATAGCGAAGACATGTAGCTGTAAGGTATATGATTATGAAAAGTATCCTTGTCTTCATGGACTTGCTGCTTACTTAGATTTCCTTGAGGTTCCTGCTGTTCATGGTCGTCGACGTGAGGTCAACATAGAGTATCATCAGTTGAGCTCACAGTATTACTGGACAGAACTTTGGGCAATGGCTTATTACAGGACCATTTATTCTGTGCCGGATAAGTCTGAATATAATGTACCAGATCACATCAAACTGCTCCAGATCATACCTCCAAAAAAGCTAACGAGGAAGGGAAGGAAAAAGGTTAATAGGAATCCATCAGTTGGAGAACGGCGTAAAAGGACACAAAATGTAAGGCGACCGAGGACAAATTTCGGGTTTAGTTGGCTGTTGTTTGGAATGCGTACTAATAATCCAAGTGAACCAAACAATCCAAGTGAACCGAACTAGAACTTTTGGTATGTTGCCTTTGATATGTTGTTGCTTTTGGTATGTTGAACTTGATATGTTGCTTTTTGTATTTTGAACTTGGTATGTTGCTTTTTGTATTTTGAACTTGGTATGTTGCTTTTACTTtatgtttctctgttttgaaaCTTTCAGCTATTTATTGGAAAACCACGGAAAACTAGTAAAACTAGGTGTTACTAAGTTAGTAGATAACTGATATTAACTTGACATAATCCCCTCTAATCCAACACACGTAATTGTTAATGAACAAGCACGATCACTTGACTAATTCATCAACATCACATTCATCGACAAGACTGGtgcaaaataacaaatattaacTAGCAGGATTCATCGACATCACATTTTCTCTTATGCATTATATAGTCTTTCCAAGATCACTTTCTTAATAAAGAGGACCTTATAAAGTAGTAATCTATAATTCTGGtcattttaacaatattattgCACTTATCAGTTATGGTTACATGGTAATGAGTAAAAATGACAAGTAAAACTTTAttcacaaatttaaattatacgTAAAACTTACAAATGTATAAATCACGAAAAATAGAACTATGAAGACATTTGGTAACACTTGAAACTTCAGTAAAACTATGAGCAAATATGTTTGGggggaaaatatttttttttactcgcGCCAAAACGAAAATTTCAATTATTTCGGTCAAAGATAGATTCCCTCTGCTATTTTCCTTCCTTTTCCTTTCTCGTGACTCTCTCTCTTGTCTCGTCAACTGTGCTCTGTCTACTTTTCCCaaccactctctctctctactctctcctCTCACCTCTCCAAAATCCATTATCTTTCCTCTCATCTCTCCAAAATCCATTATCTTTCCTCTCATCTCTCCAAAATCCAttatctttctctctcacgATTTGACAATGACTCATCCTTATGAAGAGgcgaaggagatgaagaagctgaagaaacaCTACGACATGTTAGGCTACATTTGCGATGCCCAATATGGAATTCCTACCCGTTGCCCATGTGGTGGTGAAATCAAGACAGATGTGTCTCCAAATCCGAAGTATCGCCACGATTTCGATACCTTGCCTGGAAGTAGGTACTTCACCTGCAAGAATTATGAGGTAATCTTCTTCTTTGTAGAAACTGTGTTAATCATACTGGGTGAAACTGTGTTATACTCTGGTAGAAACTGTGTTTAGTCATACTCCGTGAAACTGAGATTTACTTTGGGTGAAACTGTGTTTAGTCATACTCGGTGAAACTGAGGTTTACTCTGGGTGAAACTGTGTTTAGTCATACTCGGTGAAACTGAGGTTTACTCTGGGTGAAACTGTGCAGGATGATGGGATGCACTTTCGTCAGCCATGGACTTTTGGTCTTGAGGATGAAGTGAGGCAACTAAGGATGGAGGTCAATAATATGGCTGAAGAGATTGCTAAGCTTAAGAGGCTTATTACCTCCACCTCCCCTCCATGAGACGATGCTCTCAACTCTAAGTACTCAGTTTATGGATTTGCTAAAAAACTTTGTATTTCCCTATCTATTTCCAATAATTTCGGTTAATACAAGTCTTTGTTTGTTAAGACTTGTATAAGTGTCTCTGTCAAAACTTATGTTATATTCGAAGCTAGTCTTGAATCTTATCTAATGTTAGAACCCTTATCTCATGTCTTGAATCTCATCTCATGTTATCTcatgttaattttaaaaaagtttgtaTTCTGTCCAATCATTTTAAGCTAATACCTACAATTTGTAGCTCTCACTTTAACTCTCATGGTCAACACATAACAAAATTAAAGGAGCAAAATAGTCATAACAAGATAGTCATAACATAGTTAAAGTTCTAAATCCACAAAGACAAACTAGATAAACATCCAAAGATCTAAATCCACAACAAACTAGATAAACATAGCTTCACTTCTTGCCTTTACCCACAGACCTCTTGCGTTTCTGGCTTTTATCTTTCCCGTGTGCTTCTGCTTCATCTACCTCTGCTTCTTTGCCTTGTGCTTCCTTGACAAACTCCTCAATAGGGGCCAATCTCCCATCCAACTGGTCCAGTCTCCCATCCAACTGGTCCACCTTCTTGTCAACTGTCTTCAACAGTTTCATTGTCTTTTTCACCAACGTCACCAACGTCATAACATCTCCCACTTGAACCGACTGCTCACCTATCTGTACTCCATCCCCTGCTGCATCTTCAATCGGTTCTGGCTGTTTTGAACGCCCAGCTACATCTTCGTCGAACATgtctttaaaaaatatcttttcaCCTGCATCCAGACACTTCTCCCAACTGTCCACAGCTATATCGGATTGATCAACGTCGTCTTCATCTTCCAAAATCTCATCCAACAGTCTTTCTTCTTGTGGAGTTCTGGTGGGGATGATGCTGTCAATAACCTGCcacaaacataattattttcaaaacttatTCCATAGTTCGGTTTCTAGTACTACCTTAGTTCTACCACAGTTTCACAGGAATACTTTAGTTCACAGGAAGACTTACAGTTGTGTTACCCAGTTCCTTGTTTATCACAGCAAGTGACACCCCTGTGGATCCATTTCTTTTGAATGAGCTCTTACACATCCTCGGACAGTTGGGAGAAGCTCCATCAACAGGCTCTCTGAACGCAACTCCTAGCTTGGGAATTGCCTCGAATGCAAGAAGCTGTTACACATAAAAAAAATGCATCAGTTCACAACAATAACCACTAACTGGTTTAATGGGATTTTGCATACCTCTAATGGAACACAAAATCCTGGAAGCGGCCATAATGTTTTCTCTTTCACCACTCCTCCAAAATGCTCCATTGTGTGAGATATCTCTTTCAGCATGTAATCATATGACAATCTCCCCCACGGAAAGGACTTGCAGTAGTCAAGATCGTCCACTGCTCTCTGGAACACCTCCAAAACATCATTAGCCTTGTGTCCAGCCTTGGTTTGCGCACAAACAACCGAAGCTAAGAAGAATAGAACCGCCATCTTCAGTCTGTCTTTGTGGGGTCCCAtgttcaccagcttcttcttaaCATCCTCTAACCTTCTAGATTCTCCTTCCTTGAAATGACGATCAACAAACCTCGTCCCACCAAGCTGTTTGTAGCCGAGAGGATAGTTGTGACAGAATAGGCCAGATATCAAACCATGCTCCCTCAGCCCGTAACGGATAGCAACCCCATTCACTATAAACCACCTCTCTCTCTGCCTCTCGCTACCAGCAGTACGCAACAACAACATCCACATCCCCTGTACCCTATGGTTATTCTCCGTCTTCATGTGGAAAATGTGTTTGAATTGGGGATGCTCCGTGAACCAGCTCCACTCCGCGTTAGACAGCTTAGGTCTCAGATCTTTTAGCGTCTTAATCGCGCTAGCTATCATACACCTTGTGCCaagctttattttcttgctgTACTCGCTGGGCTTGAAGAACATGCTCGTCGGTTTGACTATATCGAGTCTCACATTTCCATTCAAACCCTGCAAGTTATACCAAAGTTTTATATCCAAGTTATACTAAAATTTTCCTACAAGTTATATCCAAGTTCCCCTACAGTTATATCCAAACAGTGATATCCAAGTTCCCCTACAGTTATATCCAAACAGTTATATCCAAGTTCCCCTACCTAAGGAGACTCCTACCTAAGTGATAATTTCTTACCTCGGGTTCTGGTGGATTCTCATTCTGGTTCTCTGGTGGATTCTCATTCTCGTTCTCTGGTGGATTCTCATTCTCATCCTCGTTTGCTTCTCTAGAGGCTTCTCTATCTCCATCTGctaactcttcttctccttctccattttctttttcagaacCTCCATTATCATCATCCATTTCATCTTCACAAGCTTCATTTTCAGAAGCTTCATTTTCAGAAGCTTCTTTTTCAGAAGCTTCATTTTCAGAAGCTTCATTTTCAGAAGCTTCATCTTCGGAACCTCCATTCTCACCATCCTTTCCTTCTGCagctccatctccatctccattctcttcttcaGAATCTTCTCCGTCTTCATTTCCTTCTTCAGAACCTTCAATCTCATCATCTCCAGAATGAGTTCCAATCGCCGGAGTTGCTGGAGGAGCTGGAGGAGCTGGAGGAGATGGGCCACCAACAACTGTCGTCGGAGCAGTCGGCTCAGTCGGCTTCGTTCCTCCCGCCGTAGTCTCCCTCGAGTCCTCACTCGTCTTCTCCGCAGTCTCCGCCATCTCCGTCGTCTTCTCGATGTTATCGGAGGCCTCCGCCGCCGTCGTCTGACTCGTCTCCTTCTCCTTCGCAAACTTCACTCTTCGAGCCTCTTCCTTCGTTGGATTATCCTTCCTCTTACCTCCTCTCGTTTCAACCACCATCGCACTCGATTTCCTCTgaattcttctctctctccgttCGTTCTCACCGTTGATTTTGGGTACGTAGAGGAATTGGAGGCTGAAAGAGTGAGGAGTCGAAATTCGCAAAACTCGAGTGAGTACAAATTCGAATTAGGGTTTGAGTGGAGTGAAAGGAGGAAAAATGGAGAGAAGAGAGTTAAATTGAGGAATTGAGGTTTAATTAAATTGAGTTATTGAAAACCGAcagatttggtttggttttccAGGGATTGGTTCGGTTTCGAGGACTGGGTTTGGTTTCGAGGGATTGGTTTGGTTTCGAGGGATGGGTTAGATGGTTAGACGATTCGGTTCAATTCAATTGACCATAAATCCGGGTCGGGTCCGGGCGGATGGGTTATACCCTGGTAACACTTGTAAATACTTTAACTATCCCACGGTTTTTATGTCATTTCCACCATTTCcgattttttaaataagtgtTTATCTTTATGTTTATATGAGTGTCTATCAGAGATTGCCTTTTGACATTTAGGGGCTACAGGAGATGCCTCATGTTGCTGATTAGAATTTCCAGCCCAGGTCCCTCCTATAAGGCCTTAACTTTGATAAACCAGAGTTAAAGAGTCCACACTCGAATCCAAACCCGGATCCGTACTCGAACCTCAACCCGAGCCGAGCCAAATCACACTTGCCGCCTCACTGATCTCTCTTCCTTCCAATTTTCTGAATCCTCGTCTCATCTACAATCATCGGCGATGAATCCTCCCCTGCCGCGAAACCCAACCCGTGATCCCGTGCCCGAACCGAACACCAAATCGGCTTCACAGAGCGAGGCAGCAACGGAAGTCTCCTCCTCGATGAAACCTCCCCCTCCCAGAAACCCTAACCCAACCGAAGTAGCAAACCCCAATCCCACCGAAGATTCCACGGAAGATTCGAATAATCCACCCCGTGCTCGATCCGCGAAGCAGAGCCCCGTCCCGTACACTATCCCAGAGTGGAGTGGACCTCCTTGCCATCGGTTTCAGCTTGAAGTCCTCAAGGAAGGCGCCATTGTCGACCGTTTAGACGTGTAAGTAACCTCTCTTTGAATCTAGTTTTTTGATTTCGCCTCGTGCTGCCTCCTTTTGTTGAATCTGAATCTTTTTTTGGTTTCGGTCTTTGCAGGTGTGAGAAAGGAGCTTACATGTTTGGACGTGACGTACTCTGTGATTTTTCTCTTGAGCACCCTTCTGTTTCACGGTTTCATGCAGGTGAGTGTTAAAGCTTTTGATTTGGGTTATGGCGTTTTTTTCATTCTGTTTCTGTGATGATTTGTCAGTTATTCAGTACAAGAGAAGTGGAGTTGCGTATCTCTTCGATCTTGGAAGCACTCATGGAACGTTAATTAACAAGAATAAGGTGTGGTTTTAATTAAGTTGTGCCTTTAACTTACTTGTGGTATTGTTCTAATAATGTGTTTGTGGTTGTTACAGGTTGACAAAAGGGTTTATGTGGACTTGAATGTTGGTGATGTTATTCGATTTGGCTGGTGATCTATTTTTCTTGTGAAGTTTATGATGATTATCTTGTCGGTGTTTTGCTGAGATCGCTCTTTTATTTCATATGCAGTTCGACCCGTCTGTACATTTTCCAAGGACCTTCAGAGTTAATGCCACCAGTAAGTCAAACATTCCACTCTACAGAGTTTAATTGTTGATTCTTTAGGTTTTAAACTTCATTCCATTGGAGAGACTGTTGTTTTTTGCCTTCCTTCGATGTCCTTTTGATCTGCTTTTGGTATTGGTTTTTAGGAGAAAGACTTGCAATTAATGAGAGAGGCAAAGCTGAGACGGGAGATGTCAGAACGGGAAGCTTCACTTCGGCGTGCTAGACAACAAGCATCCATGGCTGATGGTGTTTCATGGGGCATGGGGGAAGATGCtatcgaagaagaagaggtaATCATGGTTATCGCATCTGTTAGTGATTCTGAATTCTGACTGAATTTGTGTGTTTCTACTGTTTGGATATGAAGGAGGATGTTGAAGAAATCACGTGGCAAACGTATACGGGAGAACTCAcaccaaaacaagaaaaaactaAGGAGAAAGTATTGAAACGGTTAGAGAAGGTTAGTTTTTTATTCCCAGTATTTCAAGTTTCAACTCATCTTCACTTAGAAATacaattagatatattttattaattgataGATTACTCCCACTTTACCTCATCTTTGTATGGAACTTTACTCATGTGTAGATTGGCCATATGAAGAAAGAAATAGCTGCTATTCGAGCTAAAGACATTCCTCAGGGTGGATTAACACAAGGACAACAAACACAGATCGCCAGGAATGACCAGAGAACAGCCGAGGTAACCTTTAGTCTTGTTAATATGTAGTGGTAGCTAATTCATCATGAGAGTCTTCGATTTTTAGTTGCATAATTATTTGTTTGGCTCCCGTCCCTTTCTTTATAATAGCTTCTCGAAGAGCTTGAGACCTTGGAGGAGACACTGAATGACAGCATCCGAGAAAGTTTGGGTGCAAAAACAGGGAAAAAACCTAACGGTAAGAAGAAAGGAACTGTAGAAGATGAGGATGACTTCTCAAGGTACTTCAAGTTTTCAACCTCTGTATCTGCATCTTCGTGTAAAAGTATAGCTGGTGTCTGTTGTTTACTGATTCTCACAGGGGATGTTGTGTTCCTACTTTTCAGTGATGAAGATGACTTCTATGATCGGACCAAGAAGAAACCATCAACACAGAAAGGCAGCGAAAGCCAAACTGTGGAAACTGTTGACTCTCTTCTAGAAAAGCGAGACAAAGTTTTGAAAGAAATAGAAGAAAAGAATGAACAGCTTTCGGCAGAGAAGAATAAGATGGAGACAGAGACTGTCCCAGAGGCTACTTCGGGAGACTCCCTTGATGCATACATGACAGGGCTTTCTTCAACACTTGGTAACTCTAAAGTTCCATTTTATCCTTTTATTCAGGAACATTTTGTGAATGATACTAATAAACCTTTTATTCTCGTCAGTGCAAGATAAAACTGCTCAGATCCAGCAAGAGTTGTCTACTCTTCAGTCAGAATTGGATAGGATTTTGTACCTTCTAAAGGTTGCTGATCCTAACGGAGAAGAGGTTAAGAAAAGGGAGTTGAAGTCGCAAGAACCAAAAATGGAGAAATCTGAAATGCCTCCTGTGGAAAAGAAGAACCTACCTTTAAAACCAGCTGGTGCTGATGAGAATAGAGAGAAAGAGGTGGCCAAAGATGTAGAGGAATCGACCAGTAAGCCTGAAGTTGAAACGACAGCAAGTGAAACAGCGGAAGAGAAAAAGACCACTGTGTTTGTTCCAACAAAACCCCAATGGCTCGGTTCCTCTGCAAACAAAGACACAGTTGAAGAGAAGAAACCTGAGATTGCAGCAGCTGCTGCTGCTACTACTGGTAGCATAGATGATGGTGATGGGTTTGTTAACTATAAGGATAGAAAGACAATGATCGAAGGTGCAACAGGATTGATAATAAGAAAACGGAAGCAAGAAGACAAGAGCAAAGAAGAGGATGAAAAGTcaaaggaaaaggaaaaggaaaagcAAGCAGAGGTCATGGCACAAGACGCAGTTGCTCTCTTGTTGAAACATTCTGTAGGACATGGTATAAACGAAGAAGACGAAGGAATCAGTAAAAAGGAAGAAAGTAAGCAAGGAAGTGGCCGTagtagaaagaaaaagaagacgGATAAAAAAGTAGTACTTGGTCCTGATAAACCAGAATATCTGGATGAAACCACAGATTATGATTCAGCATGGGTACCTCCCAAAGGTAAATCAGTATACTATGCATTTTGAATCGTATTCAGTTTTAGAAAATGGTGATAGTGCTGATGAGTGAGCTGTGTAACGTGAAATGTGCAGGACAATCTGGTGATGGACGGACATCTCTGAATGATCGTTTGGGATATTAATCGGCATGTTAGTCGCCCCCAAGAGCAAACCATGGTATCAAGGGAGGGTCATAACTGTGGCTTTAAAAATGTCAAGTTTGCACTTTTATTGGTCACATTCGCTTTGTTTCATGCTGTAGGTTGAAAGTGTGAAGTGCTTCTTTGGTGGCTTTCTTCCCTTAGCTAAATTAAGCTTCAACTAAAACCGTAGCCCACTTCTCTACCAAAAGAAACAACATACGATTCCAGTGCataatgttttatttgatttcaaGCTGAAAATTAATGATGTAAACTAGGTATGCTTTCCATAATAGAACACTgcaaaatatgaaaagaaattAAGGGATTAGTTAACATTAATGCCTCTAGCTTTGCAAATAATGAAGCAGATATGAATGAAAAGATAGCTagatatattttacataaagtGGATGCTACACCCTTCTAAAGATTTTGATGTAATGGCGGGTCTTGAACTTCACATTAGGAACTTAAGTTCTTAACCCAACACTTATGTCTTGACATTCcttcttatctatcttattaaagtagaagtattttaagcttttgtttgaaaacatagatagtagtagaaaaatataatgttgtttggataaattgatagtagtatattaagaaaaataatattggGCTTAATTTGAATCATAGATTATTATGGCCCAAAGTacaattaacattatttttgggttttgtatgattgttattaatttgttaaaaaaaattataaaattagttatagtttcttttgaagggatttttgaataaataaaaaacaaaatgtaatttatttatataaatatataatttgtatgatattttctgttttcgtatattttaaacactttttgatatataattttaaaaatacagtaTAACTATAAAAGTGATTCACCTCATGAGTTATTATGTGTACTTAAGAGTGAAACACTATTAAGTaaagaattattaaattacaaaagtataaatatttgtaaaattgttACTACAGTGTTTAAGGGTCACAAACGCTTTTATAACACGATACAGAGCcgaaatacatagtttaaacaataaacaaaagtaGTAAAACTGAAATCGTTAAATGTTAGTTTTCTAAGTTTGTAAATACTGTAAATTcatcataattatttatcaaaaaaggtatatacatatttattcctAAAACTTTGGAAGATTTAGCGTGGGAATCTTCTCATTTAAACAAAGTCCAACACTTGATCTCCACgaaaatagaatagagattAATAGCAACTcagttaccattaattattcctaaatattttcacataaatttaaatctagcaatttttaactaatttatatatttgttcaaAATTTTTAGAAAGATTTGACGTGGTATCTCTTCATTTAAATCAAGATCTCAAACTTGATCCCACGAATTAGAATAAAGGTTATATAACTACTAAATTGCCATATCTTTATtgttcataattatttttaaatatgctcacatatacagtgaaacctctataaattaataatgttgggactacaccaaaattttttttttttattaatttatagagattattaatttatcgagatattaattgaatcaaaaattcaatttggaattatgaaattatattaatttatagagatattaatctatcgattattaatttaaagaggttatactgtattaTTGTTTAAATCGTACGAAATCTTAGcatttaatcttaataaaatcattttccaAAACAACCTTGCTCGCCTTATATATACACCTCTTACGCTTCTTTTCTACACATACATTCAGActtcacaaaaagaaaacaatggaaaaaatcaaaattatgtcGACGTTCACAAAGTGAAACCACATAAAGATGCTTGGAGAGTGCACGTGAAGCTACTCCATTGATGGACATCGAACACAAGTTTTGGAGGGGAAACTCTTGAATGTGTTCTTGCTGATGAAATAGTAAGTCATCACCTTACTAAATTGTCAAGATATGTTTTATCTGTTCGTAAAATTTTGATCATAGTTAATTTCGTGTGTTTAGGGTGGCAAAATACACGCAAGTTGTAAAACAAATCTGATATTTCGCCTGAAATTAAATCTCTCAATTGGTGAATGGAGATTCGTTAAACACTTCAAGGTTGTTGCTTCTGGTGGTACAATTACTAAATACAAAGTCAATACAATTTCGTTCAACCAATTTAAAGTTctgaaatgtttatatatatatatatatatatatatatcataaaaaacaaaaacaaaaaccagcCCAATATCCATGTGGACGTACGAATCAGCCTCTAATATTATTTATCACAATAAActtaaactagatcttgatccgcgctttggaagcgcggaatattttacgatgaaaaatttcactaataacttaacaaatattttgttaacttttaaagattgtgtatttaaaatatttttgtatttaaatcagtgtttttaaattcaacctgattgtgattataccggttaatccggagatctaacaattcaatttagttttctaaaatattcatattaaaaagtcactaaaacccgagactaaccgattgaactgatggatgaccgatatgtaatctaatttgattgaaattgaatagtttcataattaatcttataatccaaattttaaagttcattattttgtaatttatgaaattatgacgtttctataacattttaaagagaaaatgatggatataaaataactaaaattaattattgtattgtttggaaagtagtatgtaaaatatattgtttggaaacattgatagtagtataaagaaataagtatattgtttggaaacatggatagtagtataaagaaaggaatattagtgatttaatgtaggtttaactataaagtataaagatgtatttaatttaaaaacttacaaaataaatgttagatccaacagaatgcttctgttttaataagatagatagttTAGATTGTACCCattaatcttttatttttcaagattttatatatttcataaaaataaagaccCGCTCAGTTGGGCGGGTTAAGATTTAGTTTATACTTATGTCTTGACATTCCTtcttatttatacatttttactttttatttcttCCTATTAGTCTTTTCTTTTCCCCAAATTTTCTTCTTCCGGTTTACCTTCCTTTTTGGATGATCAtgtctatttttatttagaaagtGATTTTTTCTGAGGGTGTGCCTCTGGATACAGGATGAGCCCAAGTATGAGATCGACTTCGTTTGCGACCATGTATTATTATTAGATGTGAGATTCTTCTCCGCTTACCCTGGTTTATGCCGGGCGATCTTCTCGGTTGTGCAAGGAGTTCtatgtgttgttttttttgagATATCTGCTATCAAGAGTGAATCGGCTTTTCCTAATTATATCTTTGGAATTGTACTATTGTTTCATTAGGAAGTACACGAGCGAGTGACTTAGGTAGGTTGTGATGCTTTTGggtatatatgtaaatttaagATTCTACCTGCGACTGACTTATTAGAAGGTCTGGAAATGAAGAGTTGGAGGACATTCAGATGGAGATATTTGATTAAAGCTCCCACTAGTTTTGGTTTAACTTTTGTACAAGATACTAACACTAGTCTATAAGTGGAGCATTAATTTAAGTTATGTGCACTTAAACCGTCAGAAACGAACAAATTATGAGTATTCTGCTAGTGATGTTGCTTATGAGGTAGGTTTGTaacgttttaaaaagaaaagtagaaaatatatctttattcCTTACCCTTGTATAAACACATAAATGCCATATACAACACAGTGCATTGCTCAAATAAAAAGCttggttttatatatatatatgatagtcTTGTCCGCTTAAGTAGGTTGTTTGTTTGCTGAAGAAGATAAAGCAGGAGGAGGGCCAGGGTTGCGTGGTGGTGGAAGGAAAGGGAATGGAGGAAATGGAAAAATTGacggaggaggtggaggaggaggaggaggaggtggtggtggatttAGACCTGGAAATATAGGCGGCAGCGGAGGAAATGGGTTTGGAGggaaaaatgatggaggagagGGCGGTGGAGCAGCAGGAGGGGGAGGAAATATTGGAGGGAAGAACGATGGAGGAGGAGTGGGAGGAGGCTGTGGAGGACGAGGCTGAAACGGGTTGGGAGGGAAGAAagatggaggaggagaaggCGGAGGCTGAGGAAATATTGGAGGGAATATAGACGGAGGAGGAGCAGGAGGCGGCTGAGGAAATAATGGAGGGAATATTGATGGAGG
It encodes:
- the LOC130511274 gene encoding uncharacterized protein LOC130511274 is translated as MVVETRGGKRKDNPTKEEARRVKFAKEKETSQTTAAEASDNIEKTTEMAETAEKTSEDSRETTAGGTKPTEPTAPTTVVGGPSPPAPPAPPATPAIGTHSGDDEIEGSEEGNEDGEDSEEENGDGDGAAEGKDGENGGSEDEASENEASENEASEKEASENEASENEACEDEMDDDNGGSEKENGEGEEELADGDREASREANEDENENPPENENENPPENQNENPPEPEGNLDITVWI
- the LOC108855427 gene encoding uncharacterized protein LOC108855427; the protein is MNPPLPRNPTRDPVPEPNTKSASQSEAATEVSSSMKPPPPRNPNPTEVANPNPTEDSTEDSNNPPRARSAKQSPVPYTIPEWSGPPCHRFQLEVLKEGAIVDRLDVCEKGAYMFGRDVLCDFSLEHPSVSRFHAVIQYKRSGVAYLFDLGSTHGTLINKNKVDKRVYVDLNVGDVIRFGCSTRLYIFQGPSELMPPEKDLQLMREAKLRREMSEREASLRRARQQASMADGVSWGMGEDAIEEEEEDVEEITWQTYTGELTPKQEKTKEKVLKRLEKIGHMKKEIAAIRAKDIPQGGLTQGQQTQIARNDQRTAELLEELETLEETLNDSIRESLGAKTGKKPNGKKKGTVEDEDDFSSDEDDFYDRTKKKPSTQKGSESQTVETVDSLLEKRDKVLKEIEEKNEQLSAEKNKMETETVPEATSGDSLDAYMTGLSSTLVQDKTAQIQQELSTLQSELDRILYLLKVADPNGEEVKKRELKSQEPKMEKSEMPPVEKKNLPLKPAGADENREKEVAKDVEESTSKPEVETTASETAEEKKTTVFVPTKPQWLGSSANKDTVEEKKPEIAAAAAATTGSIDDGDGFVNYKDRKTMIEGATGLIIRKRKQEDKSKEEDEKSKEKEKEKQAEVMAQDAVALLLKHSVGHGINEEDEGISKKEESKQGSGRSRKKKKTDKKVVLGPDKPEYLDETTDYDSAWVPPKGQSGDGRTSLNDRLGY
- the LOC130511611 gene encoding uncharacterized protein LOC130511611, which gives rise to MKKLKKHYDMLGYICDAQYGIPTRCPCGGEIKTDVSPNPKYRHDFDTLPGSRYFTCKNYEDDGMHFRQPWTFGLEDEVRQLRMEVNNMAEEIAKLKRLITSTSPP
- the LOC130511610 gene encoding uncharacterized protein At3g43530-like encodes the protein MFFKPSEYSKKIKLGTRCMIASAIKTLKDLRPKLSNAEWSWFTEHPQFKHIFHMKTENNHRVQGMWMLLLRTAGSERQRERWFIVNGVAIRYGLREHGLISGLFCHNYPLGYKQLGGTRFVDRHFKEGESRRLEDVKKKLVNMGPHKDRLKMAVLFFLASVVCAQTKAGHKANDVLEVFQRAVDDLDYCKSFPWGRLSYDYMLKEISHTMEHFGGVVKEKTLWPLPGFCVPLELLAFEAIPKLGVAFREPVDGASPNCPRMCKSSFKRNGSTGVSLAVINKELGNTTVIDSIIPTRTPQEERLLDEILEDEDDVDQSDIAVDSWEKCLDAGEKIFFKDMFDEDVAGRSKQPEPIEDAAGDGVQIGEQSVQVGDVMTLVTLVKKTMKLLKTVDKKVDQLDGRLDQLDGRLAPIEEFVKEAQGKEAEVDEAEAHGKDKSQKRKRSVGKGKK